One Littorina saxatilis isolate snail1 linkage group LG12, US_GU_Lsax_2.0, whole genome shotgun sequence genomic region harbors:
- the LOC138982240 gene encoding uncharacterized protein, with amino-acid sequence MDFSKFRTSGDLSDMTVLVEGVENNLHRFPLYAKSEFFCGLARGPPFPQSPSFTKSRVELTDFPGGQTVFAVVADFCYNMSPKVTKDNVVELRCAALRLQMEGPGNLADAADKFLQDTVASAKLSRSSSSLVTLLLHCASVGQLAADSGVVSICTDALVDTWLRSPGKFSPTASSAATPGSAFTLQGSAFTPMKPSTNALLPPSSSSTCGSGDVTSDDVMMDSLCKLPEDWFAALLTKALEKGVRQSQLAEMAVRYVSTAIDSDELEGRRNRNGGGGLMGDANGHSTPVNDSGSVVDSSAFPDLDKDIDSAREEVENLEVSNRGLPSIPDRDVDLGVLLDTVLTTLPEDAYNLPSLTMEWLTKVLRISTAHGCSCRQFLVKIAADKLTRLSSEDLCIVSPSVLHDIVLEAKADDTQAERACALVDTYLGEMTKKGVLTAETFRLLASAAPPNMRKNHDNLYEVLEYVLRAEKDSLNAEQRQELLSTINLDLVTEETLQRLLDSDLVSPEPVARASLKLCSSLRTELESVKYIAQMQEEELTKYQSRSSPQPSPRGAGAFVSSSKIDSDSGFSDTGLDSNKPGQQDANEHVRAAQSVLSTARSKLAMPLYTGHRPYVPSSTSTSHYPLVSGLVGDHDSSLQDELEFGRNLDRPMFRSLEPRVRSRHYPVYIGSTSSSSSSHPHHRSTYFPYSQRY; translated from the exons ATGGACTTTTCCAAGTTCCGCACCTCTGGGGACCTGTCTGACATGACGGTGTTAGTGGAGGGGGTGGAGAACAACCTTCACCGCTTCCCGCTCTACGCAAAGTCCGAGTTCTTCTGTGGCCTGGCCAGGGGACCACCCTTCCCGCAGTCACCGTCCTTCACCAA ATCTCGCGTGGAGCTGACGGACTTTCCAGGCGGCCAGACGGTGTTCGCCGTGGTGGCGGACTTCTGCTACAATATGTCGCCCAAGGTCACAAAAGACAACGTGGTTGAGCTGCGCTGTGCCGCTCTCAGGCTACAGATGGAGGGGCCGGGCAACCTAGCGGATGCTGCTGACAAGTTTCTGCAG GACACAGTGGCCTCTGCTAAACTGAGCCGCTCCTCAAGCTCGCTGGTGACCCTGTTGCTGCACTGCGCTAGTGTGGGTCAGCTGGCCGCAGACTCTGGCGTGGTCAGTATCTGCACTGACGCCCTCGTGGACACCTGGCTGAGGTCCCCCGGCAAGTTCTCGCCCACCGCCTCCTCCGCCGCCACCCCGGGCAGCGCATTCACCCTGCAGGGCAGCGCCTTCACCCCCATGAAACCCTCCACCAACGCCCTCTTGCCTCCCTCGTCGTCCAGCACCTGCGGCAGCGGTGACGTCACAAGCGATGACGTCATGATGGACAGTCTGTGCAAGCTGCCGGAGGACTGGTTCGCGGCCCTGCTGACCAAGGCCTTGGAGAAAGGTGTGCGGCAGTCGCAGCTGGCGGAGATGGCAGTGAGATACGTTTCAACGGCCATCGACAGCGACGAACTGGAAGGCCGCAGGAACAGGAACGGCGGCGGGGGTCTGATGGGAGACGCCAACGGTCACAGCACTCCGGTCAACGACTCAGGGTCCGTTGTGGACTCCTCCGCCTTCCCGGACTTGGATAAGGATATTGACAGCGCCAGGGAAGAGGTTGAAAATTTGGAGGTGTCTAACAGGGGGTTACCCTCCATCCCTGACCGTGATGTGGACCTGGGAGTGCTGCTGGACACCGTGCTGACCACTCTCCCCGAGGACGCCTACAACCTGCCCTCCCTCACCATGGAGTGGCTCACTAAG GTGTTGAGAATTTCAACCGCTCACGGCTGCTCATGCAGACAGTTTCTCGTCAAGATTGCAGCCGACAAATTGACCCGTCTCTCATCAGAAGACCTTTGCATTGTCTCCCCTTCCGTCCTCCATGACATCGTTTTGGAAGccaaagcagacgacacacagGCGGAACGCGCATGCGCGCTGGTGGACACTTATCTTGGAGAGATGACCAAAAAAGGGGTACTGACCGCTGAAACCTTTCGTCTGTTGGCCAGTGCTGCCCCGCCTAACATGAGAAAGAACCATGACAATCTTTACGAAGTGCTGGAATACGTCTTGAGAGCTG AAAAAGACTCGCTAAACGCAGAGCAACGCCAGGAGCTGCTCTCCACGATCAACCTTGACCTTGTCACAGAAGAGACACTGCAGCGCCTGCTGGACTCTGACCTAGTTTCTCCCGAGCCTGTCGCACGTGCGTCACTCAAATTGTGCTCCAGCCTAAGAACAGAGCTGGAGTCCGTCAagtacatcgctcagatgcaGGAGGAAGAGCTCACCAAATACCAGAGCAGGTCGTCGCCACAGCCATCTCCAAGGGGTGCTGGTGCCTTTGTCAGTTCTTCAAAGATTGATTCAGATTCAG GTTTCTCCGACACCGGTCTCGACAGCAACAAACCAGGTCAGCAGGATGCCAACGAGCACGTGCGCGCCGCTCAGAGCGTGTTGAGCACTGCACGCTCCAAACTGGCCATGCCTCTCTACACCGGTCATCGCCCCTACGTCCCCTCTTCCACCTCCACCTCCCACTATCCCCTTGTGTCCGGCCTCGTGGGCGACCATGACTCCTCCCTGCAGGATGAGCTGGAGTTCGGCCGTAACTTGGACAGACCCATGTTTCGAAGTCTCGAGCCGCGCGTGCGATCGCGTCATTACCCCGTTTACATCGGATCTACGTCATCGTCTTCTTCGTCACATCCTCATCATCGCTCCACCTATTTCCCTTACTCGCAGCGTTATtaa